The Marinobacter szutsaonensis sequence GATGAAACTGGTCTCAATGCCAGTCCGGCGGCGGATCTCGATGAGCCAGTCCGCCACTTTCGGATCCGAACCGCCGGTCAGGAAGTCGTAGGCCTCGTAATGGGGCTGGGCCTCCTCCGGCCGGTTCATGTAGAGGTCGTAGAGGATCGCCAGATTCAGGTGCGCCTCGGGGAAGTCGTTCCAGGTTTCCAGGGCCGCCAGATACGCATCCCGGGCCCTGGCAAATTCACCCTGGCGCCGCTCGAACACCGCCTGTTTCAGGTAGGCGTTGACGTTGGCCGGATTCACCTCCAGCGCCTTCTGGTAGTACTCCCGGGCCTTTTCGGGCTTCTCCCGCTGTTCGGCCAGCTCCGCCAGCTTCACCCAGGGACCGGAGAGTTCCGGAAAATCCTTGGTCATGGCCCAGAAGCCCTTGCGGGCCATGCGCAGATCCCCGTCTTTCATCAGGGCCACGGCATCGGCAAAAGCCGCCTGAGCGGCCGGGGGGACCGGCGCCGGCTGCTGGGTGTACGGGTTCGGTGCCGGCACATAGGGAATTTTCTTGCCCTCGGCATCGTAGGCCTGTTGCGGCAGGAACACGCCGCCGCTGCTCTCGGCCGGATCGGCTTGCGTTTCTTCCTCGGCGGGCCCGGATTCAACCGTTTTCGGCCCGGACTCGGTCTGCTTGACCGGCAGGACTCCGGCACAACCGGAGAGCAGGGTCAGCACCAGCAACGCTGCCGGAGTGGATGCCTTAACGGATGCCATCGCCATACGCCACCTTTACTTCCTGTTTGTCGAACCGGGCGGGGTTGAGCTTGGCCATCGCCTCGAAACTCCGCTCGATCCAGGGATTGAATGTGCCGCTCCAGGAGCGCTCGATGTTGGCCTGGTGCACTTCGATGGCCAGGTCCTCGAACGGAATGGCCTGTTCTTCCAGCACCAGCTCGTATTGCATGGCTTCCAGCTGGCTCAGGCCGCTGGGCCGCGGCGCGTCCATCAGCTCCCGGGCAAACTGACCGTAGAGATCGGCAATGTTGAAAGTGGCCCGTGTGGTCTGGTCGAGCACGCCGTAGTCGGCTGCCTGCTGGTAACGGTCCAGGGCGTTCTTGAGCTTCTCGTTCTTGCGCGGAATGCTCTTGTTGAGCGGGTGCTTCAGGCGCACGCGATCAAACTCGATGCGCCAGTAGTCGCCGTACTTGTTGTTGGCCCAGGCCGCCAGCCAGGCAGAGCGGTCCGACTGCCAGTTCTCCGGGGCCTTGTTGTGGCCATCGATGACCCGGCGCAACCAGTACAGGTGGCGGTGGTAGTCGTCCCGGCGCTCGTACAGGTAGGCGACGTGGTAACGGGCTTCCATCCGCGTATCGAAAGGTTCTTCGTAGTCGAAGGCCCACTTCTTGAAGTACTCCAGGGCCTGGTCCTCGTTCCCGGCTTTCTCATACAGTTCCGCCGCCAGGAACAGGGCATCCCGGCGCACGTCGGCGCGGTCGTCGGTCCGGTAGATTTCTTCGTACTCGGTGGCGGCCATCTGCCACTGCTCGTCCTGCTCGTAGGTCCAGGCGATCTTCTGGTCCAGGTCCTTCGCCAGCTTGTGGTTCGGGAACAGGCGCCGCAGCTCCAGCATTTCCGTCAGGGCCGGCTCCCACTCCTCCAGGGTCAACAGGTGGGTGGCGGCGTCAAACTGAGCCACAACGCGGACATCGGTCTTCGGAGCCACCGCCTTGATGCGCAGGAAGTGATCGATGGCGCCTTCCAGGTCCTTGGCGGCCAGGGCCTGTTCACCCTGTTTGTAGATGGTGACCGCCATGCGCTCGGTAACTGCCTTGAACTCGGGATCGTCCAGGTCGATGTAACGCAGCTGGTTGCGGTAGCCTTCCTCGGCCGCGGCAAAATCTGCCAGTTCGTACTGACTGTGGGCGATGACACCCCAGGCGGTGCGGTTGAGCTCGCGATCCACCTCGCCGGCCTTGCTGACGATGCTGGTGGCCACTTCCAGTGCTTTTTCGTAACGGCCCAGGGCGAACAGCTCTTCCGAGGTCTTGGCCAGCACGGCACCGGAGCGTTCGTCATCCCGGAAGGTCTGCACAAATCGCAGCTGGCTCTCCACGCCCTTGCTGCGCCAGTCACGGAGCCGCTCGCTGTCCTTACCCGCCTGGGCGATCAAACGCTCGGCCTCTTTCTGATAGGCGATGATGGCGGCGTAGCCGGCGTCGGCCCCGAACTCGGAGTTGCCGAACTCGTAGGCGGTGCGTTCGTAGTGGGTGATGGCGGTGGGGAAATCGCCACCATCGAAGGCGGCTTCGGCGCGCATATAGACCATTTCCGGGACTTTCGGGTCGTTCGGGAAAGTCTGCTCAAACTCGCCATAGAACTGGGCCGCCTTCAGGAAGCTGGTCTGGCGTGTGGACTCGGCGGCTGCCACGGCAGACGCCTTGATCGCGCCATCCGCCAGTTCCCGGGTCAGGCGCTGGCCGGTGGCGTGGTAATGCCTGGCCAATTCGTCGATGAAGGTCTTCAAGTTGGGAATGACCTTGGCTTTCACCTCCGCCGGTTTGGTCTTCCAGAACTCGGAATGAACGCCGTAGTTACGCACGTAGTTCTCTTTCTCCGGCAGCACCTGCTGGGAGAACTCGCCATCGACATAGGCACGGATCATCTCGGCGTGCATCTCCGGCGCCCGCTCGGAGTCCGGGTTCTGCACCACGAAGGCCCGGAACGAGGACGCGGAATCCTCATACCGCTCCTTCTCCAGGTAGTGCTGGCCGAGGCTGGAATAGAGAATCCAGGTGTACTTCTTCGCCTCCGGCCGGTTGGCGAACATGCTGTCGATCTTGGAGGAGCCGCCGGCATAGGCCAGGCCCACACTCATGATGCGCAGGGTGTCGTCCACCAGGGAGCGATTGACCTTGTCGAGCTTCTCGATCTTGCCATCCTCGGGCACCAGCCGGTCGAGGACACGGGAGAAGGACATCAGGCTCCGGTCGTAATCGGACAGTTTGTACTGGGACCAGCCGAGCAGGTACCAGGAGTTGTTCAGGAACGCGGATTCCTGGCCGATGGCCACCACCGAACGGTAGGCCTGCTCCGCCTGCTCATACTCCTCGTGCCGGAAGTGGATGTCGCCCTTGCGGAAATACACCTCCGCCAGCCGATGTGAGTGCGGATGCTCGGTGATGAACTCTTCCAGCACAGCCTTGGCTTCCTGGTCGCGGCCATCCAGATCGTAGGCCTTGGCCAGCTGGTACATGGCCTCGGCGTTGCGTTCGGAATCCGGGTACTTGTTGAGCAGCTGGTGATAGGCAGTGATCGCTTCGGGGAAGTAGCCATCCTCGCCCGGCATCACGCCACGAAGCTGATCGTAGTCTCCCTCCAGCATGTACACGCTGGCAATGCGGCGCTCGATCTGCTCGTACAGTCGCCGGTCCTCGATGGTTTCCAGCAGTTCCCGATATTCCCGGCGCACGTCTTCGTGCATTACCCTCGGCAGGGGCACATCCTCCAGTGGCTTTTGTTCCTTCTGGAGGCTGGCAATGGTCGAGGGATTCTGGAAGGTGCCACAGCCGCTGACCATGACCGCCAGCATGAGGAGACTAGATCGTTTCATCGCCGCTTCCCTCCTCTGGAGACGGTTGGCTTTGCGCCTGTTCGGGAGCTGGATCTACAGGCACCTCCTCGTCCGGGTTCAGTGTCTGCAGGGACCGGTCCAGAATCCGCACCTTGGCCAGCTGGGCTTCGACCTGGTATTGCTCCAGCCGCTGCTCGTGGATGTCCAGTTCGGTGGTCACCAGCGCCAGCATCACGTCTTCCAGACGGGCGATCAGGCTTTCGGTCTGGACCAGCCGGGCGTCCACCTCGGCCATCATGCGAGTGACCGACTGCTCAAAATAGCTGTTGTCCGAGAGCGCCTTGCTGCCCTCGAGCGCGGCCAGCGCGCTTTCAGCCCGGGTGATTTCAAAGGTGAGGTCCTCGAGCAGCCATTCGATGGACTCGCGTTTGTCTTCGGGCAGTCCGGCCAGGCGGGCCTTCAAGGCCTCACGCCGATCCCGGGCATCGGCCAGGGAACGGAAGATCAGGCGTACCCGATCGCCATGGCTCGGGCCATCGGCACTGCCGGCGCGGGCGGCCATGATGGTGTCAAAGTCGGATCGGCGCTCTTTCCAGCGCTCGAGGTTGTTGCGAATGGCATACAGATCCCGCAGATCCTTCAGTACCGACTGGAAACTGTGGTCCGACATCAGTTCCACCAGGAACGGCGAGAGACGGTTGACCGCCACCGCCGGAGCCCTGCCGAACCAGTCGCTCTCGTCCAGCACGTCATCGAGGTTGCGGACGAAAAGTTCCAGCACATCGGCGTCCTGCAGGCCCTCCCGAGCCGTTTGCAGATCCCTCAGGGTGGTCCGGAACTGCCGGTCTGCGGCAATGAAATCCTTGGCCGCGCGACCTTCCAGGCCCATGCGCTCGTAGACATGGGGGCGCAGGAGGATGGCTTCCTGCACTTCCGGCAGCGCCAGGGAGCGGGTGGTCAGCACGTCCAACGGGGCCAGGGCCCGTCGGAATTCGCCGGCATTGATGGCCATCCAGCTGGCTCCCAGCAGGCCCCGGTTGGAGTAGGCACCGGTGGTGTTGATGCTGGCCAGCTGCAATCCTGCGTTCAGGTTGTCCTCGTGGCTGGCGTAGACATGGGCCAGGGCCATGCGTGCGCGGTCCGCCAGGCGCTGCAGCTCAGCAGACCCGTCATTGAGGTCCAGGACCCGGTTCAGGGCATCGATGGCATCGCTGGTGCGGCCCTGCCCTTCCAGGGCTATGGCGAGGTTGAAGTAGAAGTAGGGCGCGTAGGGGCTGTCCTCGCTGATGGTGTCGGCCACCGTCTTGCCGGCATCCAGGTAGCCCAGCTTCACGTTGACCAGCGCGGCCAGGTAGCGGTACTCGGCATCGACGCTATCGGGCAGCTCGCCACGGATCTGGTTCAGGTTGCGGGCAGCGGTGTCGGCCTCACCGCGCAGATACTGCATCTTGCCCAGGAAGAAACGAGCCCGGTTGCGCACCGGCTCGCTAAGGTTGCTCTCCGCGAGGCGGTCAAAGATGGATTCGGCCTGCTCATCCAGACCGTAGGACAGGCTGACGCCGCCCTTGAGCAGTTCAGGGTAAGTACCGTGGTTGGCGATGCCGCCCTGCTCCTCGGCCCAGGCGTACTCGACCAGGGTTTCAAAATAGTTCTGTTGGTAGTACTGGAACAGGACTGCGCCGTACTTGAGGTCCCGGGCTTCCGTTTCGGACGCCGATACCATCGCTGCCGACGGTAGAGCGAGCATCAGTGCCGCTAACGTCCGGAGGGATTTTGCCTGCTGAAGTGCGCGCCGGAGAATCATGGCTTACCACTCCCGGACCATGAATTCGGGCTGCTGACGGGCTTCGGAGTCAGCCACGGCCAGCTCGACGAACTTGGGGCCCTGCTCCTTGGTGAACCTCAGGCTGCTGCCACGCTTGTACTCGCGGCCATTGGGTCCCTGGCCGACGAAAAACGCGGACAGGGTGTGCTGACCCGGGCTCAGATTGCCCAGGTACAGCTGGTGCTTGCCGCCCTTCGCCAGGGCCTGGCGTTCTTCGGCGCTGTACAGGTAGGTGGACACCACGCGGTTATCCAGGCGCAGCTCGACCCCTTCGAGGCGGAAATACTCACCGACATTCAGGGAAACGAAAACGTGGAACCGGGTATTGGCCGGGAACAGCAGATCTTCCTCGAGCACGCGAAGATCCTTGTTCAGGGTGACCACGGTCTGTTTGAGATCCTGGATATCCCGGGACAATTCGTTCACCGCCCGCTGCGCCCGCTCCCGGCTTTCCCGGACGGACAGCGGAGTCTCGATGATGCGATCCAGGGCCACGCCCGCTGCAGATTCTCCGGATTCTTCCTGGCCTCCGGTTGCCGGCTCGGCGGCAAAAACCGGCCCGGCCGCAAGGGCCAGGCACAACACCACCAGAATCCCAAGACGGCTCCACAACACGGTGCCGGCAGCACCACTCAGTCCATTTTTAAATTGAAAAGCCACCATCCTGCTCCTGCGCCGGCTTGCCTGGGGCGTACGCCGACAACGCTTGATGCACATTCAGGGGGCTGACTTTCAGGTTGCCCGACTTTGCTTCCGAAGGCTCTTTTTCGCGGCCTCTTTCTTTGGAGCGGTCAGGTTCTTTTCGGGAATGCTTCAATCGTCAAATTGTGTGAAATACGCTAGCACAGGTTCCCGAAATAAAAACGAATGATTTGACTTCTGATTTTGTTTCTGTGGAGGGCATCTCAAAAAACCGAAGTGACAGTTGCCCAACGCCAGAATGGCGGCCAAAGTTCCCCGCAATTCAAAATTTTTTTGTTTAAAAACATTTATTTACATTGTTTAACGTATTTTTACATTTAACGCGGGTGGTCAAGCTGGTGATCAGGATGACGTGCAGAACCACATCTCGATTGAGCCGGTCTCGCCGGGGCGATTTCAGAAACCGGTGGGTACCGGCATTGTTCACAGCGCTGGTGCTGACCGCCGGAGCCTCCCCCGGGGTATCACAGGCTGCGGATCCCGCCCCTGTCCTGGAGGTGGCGGATCCCTTTATCGAGCTGCACACGGCACCCGGCCGGGGTTATCCGGTTTTTCATGTGATTGAAAAGGGCGAGCAGGTCGAGCTGCTGAAGCGGAAAACCAACTGGTACAAGGTGAAAGCCGTTTCCGGCGAAACCGGCTGGACCAAGGCCACGCAACTGGGCCGAACACTGCAACCGACAGGCCTTCCCGCTGATCTGCCCGAGGTCACCCATGGTCAGTACCTGGAATCGAGCTGGCGGGTGGGCTTTACCGCCGGCATGTTCGAGGAGTCCCCGAGTTTCAGCCTGACCGCCGGCTACCGGCCACTAACCTGGCTCGGCGCCGAACTGGAAGCGGGCAAGATCTACAACGAGTCCGTGACCAGCGACTACTACGGCGCCAACCTGGTGATCGAGCCCCTGCACCAGTGGTCCCTCACCCCCTACGTCCTTGCCGGCTACAGCCAGTTCTCCTTTGATGCGCGGCAGAAAGTACTGCTGAGCGAGCTCGGCGATGCCGATGGTGTCACCTTTGGCGGCGGACTGGGTTACTACATTGGCAGGAATTTCCTGATTCGGGCCGAGTACCGGGTGTACTCGGTGTCGTCCAATTCTGACAGCACAGGTCTAAGCGAATGGAAAATCGGTCTAAACACCTTCTTTTGAGCACCCGGAAACCACGGGGCATCAGTACTGCGCTGTTAACCGGTCTACTCGCCCTGACGCCGATGGGGCCTTTGCAGGCGCAGGAGGGAGGCTCGGCGCCGGTGCAGGTCATCGAGCCTGACATCGAGCCCAGAAGCATCAGCGAAGCGGATATTGATTCGGAGTTCTTCGAGGTTGGCGCCTTTGCCGGGATGCTGACGATCGATAACTTCAGCAGCGAACCACTTGTTGGCGTCAGCGCCGCGTTCCACGCCACCGAGGATTTCTTCCTGCAGTTCAACTACGGCATGAGCGAGGCCGGCCTGACCTCTTTCGAGGAGCTCAGTGGCGCCAATGTCCGCCTGCTCACGGACGATGACCGGGACTACAGCTACTACGATTTCCTGGTGGGCTACAACATCTTTCCCGGGGAGATCTTCTTCAGCGATTCGCTGACCTTCAACTCGGCGTTCTACCTGGTCGGTGGCGTCGGCAACACCGAATTCGGTGGCGAAAGCAATTTCACCACCACCATCGGGACCGGGTTCCGTATCGTGCTGCTGGACTGGCTGACGGTACACGTCGACTTCCGTGACCACATGTTCAACAGCGACCTGATCCGCGAATCCCAGCTGACCCACAACATCGAACTGTCTTCAGGCATCACCCTGTTCTTCTGATCCCCGGCCAGCCCGGATCATGGGGCCAGCGCTCAGCGCTGGCCCAGGTCTTCGAAAAAGGCCCTGGTATCGGCCCGGATTTCGTCGAGCCGCGTCTCCCACTGATCCCGGTACTGCGCCCAGGTCTCGCTGCTGAGGCGAGACAGGTTCTCTCCGGCTTCGGCCACTGCCCGGGTCGCCTCGGCCAGATGCTCTGCCGTCGGCTCGTCCAGGGCTTCGGCCTTCTGGTCCAGATCCCGTGAGGCCTGCTCCAGGATCACCCGGTCTTCCTGGGGCGCCTGGTCGTTGTCCTCCAGGGAGTCGTTCAGGGACTCCTCCAGATCTTTCATTGCCTCCTGCAGTGCCTCCGCGAAGTCTTCCATGGCACTTTCAGCCCGGATCCGGAGCTCATCGGAGTAGGCCTCCAGATCCTGTGACAGCTCATTCATACGAGCTTCAAGGTCTTCCGAAGATCGGGCAAAGCTGGAGGAGAGTTTTTCTCCCAGGCTGTTGAGTTGGCCCATCAGGCCGCTGAACGGGGAAGGGTTGAGAATGGCGTCGCCGGTGCGCTGGTAATCCACCAGCCACCCCTCGGCGGTGGACACCAGGTAGGTAACGAGCTCCAGCCGCTCGCCTTCGGTACCTTCCTCTGTGGGCAGGCGGGTGACGATGGTGGCTTCCCGCTCCTCGATCACCACCCGGCCAAAAGAGGGTACGGCGTTGGTCCAGTCACGCCGGTAAGCATCAAACGCGGCTTCGTTGGTCAGCGTGGAGAGCTCCACCACATCGCCCACATCGTTTTCTGCCATGGCCTGCCAGAAGGCAGCAGCCACTTCCTGCGGGGTTTCAGGCTTGCTACATCCGGCCAGCACCAGCAGCCCTGCCGCCAGTGCCAACCATCGGAGTCGGGAAAACATCATTGCGTACATCCTTCGGTTGAATCGATCGCAATGATACAACGCTAAAGCCGATGGGTCAGTTCCGCCAACTCCTCATCAAACACCCGACGGTTCTCACTGTAATCCACAGGCACATCCACCAGATGCACTCCGCCAGCCGCCAGCGCTCGCTCAAGCGTCGGACGCAGGTCCTCAGTGCGGGAGACCCGGTGACCGGTGGCGCCATAGGATTCGGCGTATTTCACGAAGTCCGGATTGCGGTAATCCAGCCCGAAATCGGCCAGCCCTTCCTGGGCCTGCTTCCACTTGATCATGCCGTAGGCGCTGTCGTTGATGATCAGCACCACCAGGTTGAGGTCCAGCCGGACCGCCGTCTCCAGCTCCTGGCTGTTCATCATGAAGCCGCCATCGCCGCAGATGGCCATCACCTTCAGGTCCTGGTATAGCATGGACGCCATCATGGCACTGGGCAGTCCGGCGCCCATGGAGGCAAGCGCGTTATCCAGCAGCACGGTGTTGTTGTCGTAGGCCGGATAGTTACGGGCGAACCAGAGCTTGTACATGCCGTTATCCAGGGCAATGATGCCGTCCTCCGGCATCACCGCCCGCACGTCGTGAACAATGCGCTGGGGAATCACCGGGAAGCGGTCATCCTCGGCCTTGTCCCGTAGGTGCCGGTCGACGGCGGCCTTCACTTCCATGAACCGGCTGAAGTCGTGGTTGTGGCAGATACCGCAGTTCTCCGCCATATACTCGACGCTGTTGGCGATGTCCCCGACCACCTCGTGCTGCGGGAAGTACACCGGGTCCACGTCGGCCCCGGAGAAGTTCACATGGATAACCTTCTTGCCACCCGGCTGCATGAAGAAGGGGGGCTTTTCCACCACATCGTGTCCGACGTTGATCACCAGGTCGGCGTGGTCGATGGCCCGGTGCACAAAGTCTCCCGACGACAGCGCGGCATTACCCAGGTACCGGGGATGGCGTTCATCGACCACGCCCTTGCCCATCTGGGTGGTAAAGAATGGGATGTTGGTGGTGTTCACCAGGTGGATCAGTGCCTGGGAGACCCGCTTCCGGTTGGCACCGGCCCCGATCATGATCAGCGGGTGCTTGGCCTCACGAAGCATGTCGCAGGCGATCTCCAGACTCTTCTGGCTGGCCGAGGGGCGCCGGGCATCACTGGGCGCGAAGATGTGAGTGTCCGGTGCCGGCACTTCGGCGGCGATGTCCTCCGGTAGTTCCAGATGCACGGCGCCGGGGCGCTCCTCTGAGGCCAGCCGGAAGGCTTCCCGGACCTTGGCCGGAATGGTATTGGCGTTCGAGATCTGGCGGGTGTACTTGGTGAGCGGCCGCATCAGGTCCACCACGTCGAGGATCTGGAACAGCCCCTGCTTGGAGGATTTGATCGGCTTCTGCCCGGAAATCATCATCATG is a genomic window containing:
- a CDS encoding acetolactate synthase large subunit; this encodes MTNAQATPRNGAELFVRALENEGVKYIFAVPGEENLDLLEALRESDIQLILNRHEQAAGFMAATFGRLTGRVGVCLSTLGPGATNLVTAAAYAQLGGMPMMMISGQKPIKSSKQGLFQILDVVDLMRPLTKYTRQISNANTIPAKVREAFRLASEERPGAVHLELPEDIAAEVPAPDTHIFAPSDARRPSASQKSLEIACDMLREAKHPLIMIGAGANRKRVSQALIHLVNTTNIPFFTTQMGKGVVDERHPRYLGNAALSSGDFVHRAIDHADLVINVGHDVVEKPPFFMQPGGKKVIHVNFSGADVDPVYFPQHEVVGDIANSVEYMAENCGICHNHDFSRFMEVKAAVDRHLRDKAEDDRFPVIPQRIVHDVRAVMPEDGIIALDNGMYKLWFARNYPAYDNNTVLLDNALASMGAGLPSAMMASMLYQDLKVMAICGDGGFMMNSQELETAVRLDLNLVVLIINDSAYGMIKWKQAQEGLADFGLDYRNPDFVKYAESYGATGHRVSRTEDLRPTLERALAAGGVHLVDVPVDYSENRRVFDEELAELTHRL
- a CDS encoding outer membrane beta-barrel protein, which gives rise to MFTALVLTAGASPGVSQAADPAPVLEVADPFIELHTAPGRGYPVFHVIEKGEQVELLKRKTNWYKVKAVSGETGWTKATQLGRTLQPTGLPADLPEVTHGQYLESSWRVGFTAGMFEESPSFSLTAGYRPLTWLGAELEAGKIYNESVTSDYYGANLVIEPLHQWSLTPYVLAGYSQFSFDARQKVLLSELGDADGVTFGGGLGYYIGRNFLIRAEYRVYSVSSNSDSTGLSEWKIGLNTFF
- a CDS encoding tetratricopeptide repeat protein — its product is MKRSSLLMLAVMVSGCGTFQNPSTIASLQKEQKPLEDVPLPRVMHEDVRREYRELLETIEDRRLYEQIERRIASVYMLEGDYDQLRGVMPGEDGYFPEAITAYHQLLNKYPDSERNAEAMYQLAKAYDLDGRDQEAKAVLEEFITEHPHSHRLAEVYFRKGDIHFRHEEYEQAEQAYRSVVAIGQESAFLNNSWYLLGWSQYKLSDYDRSLMSFSRVLDRLVPEDGKIEKLDKVNRSLVDDTLRIMSVGLAYAGGSSKIDSMFANRPEAKKYTWILYSSLGQHYLEKERYEDSASSFRAFVVQNPDSERAPEMHAEMIRAYVDGEFSQQVLPEKENYVRNYGVHSEFWKTKPAEVKAKVIPNLKTFIDELARHYHATGQRLTRELADGAIKASAVAAAESTRQTSFLKAAQFYGEFEQTFPNDPKVPEMVYMRAEAAFDGGDFPTAITHYERTAYEFGNSEFGADAGYAAIIAYQKEAERLIAQAGKDSERLRDWRSKGVESQLRFVQTFRDDERSGAVLAKTSEELFALGRYEKALEVATSIVSKAGEVDRELNRTAWGVIAHSQYELADFAAAEEGYRNQLRYIDLDDPEFKAVTERMAVTIYKQGEQALAAKDLEGAIDHFLRIKAVAPKTDVRVVAQFDAATHLLTLEEWEPALTEMLELRRLFPNHKLAKDLDQKIAWTYEQDEQWQMAATEYEEIYRTDDRADVRRDALFLAAELYEKAGNEDQALEYFKKWAFDYEEPFDTRMEARYHVAYLYERRDDYHRHLYWLRRVIDGHNKAPENWQSDRSAWLAAWANNKYGDYWRIEFDRVRLKHPLNKSIPRKNEKLKNALDRYQQAADYGVLDQTTRATFNIADLYGQFARELMDAPRPSGLSQLEAMQYELVLEEQAIPFEDLAIEVHQANIERSWSGTFNPWIERSFEAMAKLNPARFDKQEVKVAYGDGIR
- a CDS encoding outer membrane beta-barrel domain-containing protein yields the protein MENRSKHLLLSTRKPRGISTALLTGLLALTPMGPLQAQEGGSAPVQVIEPDIEPRSISEADIDSEFFEVGAFAGMLTIDNFSSEPLVGVSAAFHATEDFFLQFNYGMSEAGLTSFEELSGANVRLLTDDDRDYSYYDFLVGYNIFPGEIFFSDSLTFNSAFYLVGGVGNTEFGGESNFTTTIGTGFRIVLLDWLTVHVDFRDHMFNSDLIRESQLTHNIELSSGITLFF
- a CDS encoding tetratricopeptide repeat protein — its product is MASVKASTPAALLVLTLLSGCAGVLPVKQTESGPKTVESGPAEEETQADPAESSGGVFLPQQAYDAEGKKIPYVPAPNPYTQQPAPVPPAAQAAFADAVALMKDGDLRMARKGFWAMTKDFPELSGPWVKLAELAEQREKPEKAREYYQKALEVNPANVNAYLKQAVFERRQGEFARARDAYLAALETWNDFPEAHLNLAILYDLYMNRPEEAQPHYEAYDFLTGGSDPKVADWLIEIRRRTGIETSFIDNPPPEPEAPAEQGAESEAVSADASGGGSPETEEQG